The Lolium rigidum isolate FL_2022 chromosome 1, APGP_CSIRO_Lrig_0.1, whole genome shotgun sequence region GTTGTTGCTGCTGAGGTCTAGCATGGTCAGCTTCTGCAGGTTCTGAATCGACCTGGGCAATGGCCCGGAGAGCATGTTCTTGCTGAGGATGAGCTTGTTGAGGTAGCTGAAGTTGCCGAAGCTCGCTGGCATCTCGCCGCCGAGCTTGTTCATGCTGAGATCAAGCTGCTCCAGGTTCACGAGCGCCCCGAACTGCGGAGGTACTGGCCCGGTGAAGCTGTTGTTGTGCACGTCGAGCAGCTCCAGCACCGTGATGTTGGCGAGCTCGGCGGGCAGCCGCCCGGTGAACCTGTTGGAGTAGAGGTCCAGGAACACCAGGTTCTGCAGCTTGCCAATCTCCCTGGGTATCTCGCCGACGAGCTGGTTCTCGCCGAGCCGGAGCCGGACCAACGACACGCAGTCCGCGACGCTCGGAGGAATGGGCCCTGACAGCGCGTTGCCGAGCAGGAGCAGCTTGCTTAGCTTCTGGAGGCCGAAGACCTCGTCGGGGATGCCACCGGTGAGCCGGTTCCTGGACAGGTCCAGCGCGTACAGGTCGGAGCAGTCGCCGAGCTCCGGCGGAATGGAGCCGGACAGGTCGTTGCCCCAGAGGAACAACACATGCAGTGCCTTGAGGTCCCCGAGCTGCGGCGGTATCGCCCCGGAGAGGCCGTTCTTGTCGAGCTGCAGGGTGGTGAGGCTGCTGCAGTTGCTGAGCTCCGGCGGAATGCGGCCCGTGAGCTGGTTGTCCGACAGGTGCAGCTGCTCGAGCGCGGCAAGACGGCCGAGCGCCCCGGGCACCTGGCCCGAGAGCCGGTTGCCCGACAGGTCGAGCACCACGAGCGCCGAGCAGGTGGAGAGCTCCGGCGGGATCTTCCCGGTGAGGGCGTTGCCCCAGAGCAGCAGGCTGGTGAGCTTCTGCAGCCTCCCGAGCTCGGGCGGTATCGGGCCGGAGAGCTTGTTCATGTGGAGGTAGAGGTTGCGGAGCTCGGCGCACCCGCCGAGCGCGGCCGGCACGGGGCCGGAGATGCTGGTGTCGTACAGCGCGAGCGTCTGGAGGTTGACGAGGTTGCCGAGCTCGTCCGGGATGGGGCCGGACAGCCCCGTGGCCGCGCCGCCGAATACGGTGAGGTTGGAGAGCGCGCCGAGGGATGGCGGGATGGGGCCCGTGAGCCCCGGGTTGCCCCCGAGGCGGAGCTGCTggagcgcggtgagcgcgccgAGGGAGGCCGGGATGGTGCCGTTGAAGAGGTTGTCCTGGACGCAGAGCACCTCGAGGGCCGAGAGGTTGGCGAGGGTGCGCGGGACGGCGCCCGTGAAGCGGTTGGAGTTGAGGAAGAGGTACTGCAGCGCCGACAGCGCGCCGAGCTCGGGCGGGACGGCGCCGTAGAGCGCGTTGGAGGAGAGGTCCAGCACGCGGAGCGCGGAGAGCGACGCGTAGGAGGGCGGGATGGGCCCGGAGATGTTGCAGGTGGAGAGGTTGAGCAGCTGCAGCGAGGAGAgcgaggcgagcggcggcgggagcgCGGAGAGGTTGAGGAAGGTGTTGGGCAGCGAGAGGGAGACCACCCGGCTCTGCGGCGAGCACGTGACCCCCTGCCAGGAGCACGGCGTCGCGGCGGCGGGGTCCCAGGACGGCAGCACCGGCGACGGCGCCGTCGGGAGGAGGGACAGCAGCGCCTTGCCGTCCGGGGACAGCGCCGAGGCCGGCCGGAGCGCCGCAAGCGCGGCCACCAAGAGCACCGCCAAGAagaaccgggcggcacgccggtgcGCCATTCTTATTCCGGCGATCAAGAAACCAGCCGCGAGGAAACGGATTAAGAAGAGGTTCTCACTCTATTTCTTATCGGGAGCGGCACGGTGAGCGAGCTCACCGCGGCATGGGATGGAGGAGCTCTTTGCTTGCTAGTGGGAAGTGGAGTTGCGAGGAGGATGACGAGGCATGTGGGAGTGGAGTGAGGCTTTGCTTTGAGCTGGTGCTTGCTTGAGCAGCACCCAACTCGcatatggaggaggaggccggagacgGAGACGCTGCTCTCTGTCAGTTTTATTTTTAAGCTCTCTCTTGAGTTTAGCTTAAACCCTGGAATTGGGGGTTACTAGTAGTAAAACCTCGCTGGGTCTGGTCTTATCTGCAGTTCTTGGGAGCGGCGGAGTATTTAATGGAGGCTACGTGAGGTCTTCTCAATTAGGTCGGGGCCTAGCAATGTCACTGGGTTTACACTTGTTTATTGATGCCGATTTTGATCCTTTGCTGCTTGGCTTTTGCGTCCGTGGTAAACCAAAATCCATTTCTTGCATCCTTTTTCCAGCTATCCTCGAGAAAACATGCATTGGGGGACTTGTCTGCTAGCAAATCGTCCCTTGCTTCGCCTCCCGTTGAAAATGGATTGTGtatatgtagctctttattttcaaatacTCAAAAATTGTATTTAGTTTTTGTAAAAGAAATCCAAAATAAAATTTTAGAGGTAGTCAATGATGAATGCTACACCGGTGTAAAATCTCGATACAAAATGATTTATATTTTTGGCTACACGAAACTAACAAAATCTGAGAAATGTTATAGAATTaaaatatgcactattcactataaaatttggaaaaaaaatataGATATATGGGAGATATGTGATACAATGAACAAAAATATGCACTATTatcttttaaaaaaaatataagctCGACAAAcccaactttaaattaacaaAGCCCTCAACCGGCTAGG contains the following coding sequences:
- the LOC124659217 gene encoding LRR receptor-like serine/threonine-protein kinase RGI5; the protein is MAHRRAARFFLAVLLVAALAALRPASALSPDGKALLSLLPTAPSPVLPSWDPAAATPCSWQGVTCSPQSRVVSLSLPNTFLNLSALPPPLASLSSLQLLNLSTCNISGPIPPSYASLSALRVLDLSSNALYGAVPPELGALSALQYLFLNSNRFTGAVPRTLANLSALEVLCVQDNLFNGTIPASLGALTALQQLRLGGNPGLTGPIPPSLGALSNLTVFGGAATGLSGPIPDELGNLVNLQTLALYDTSISGPVPAALGGCAELRNLYLHMNKLSGPIPPELGRLQKLTSLLLWGNALTGKIPPELSTCSALVVLDLSGNRLSGQVPGALGRLAALEQLHLSDNQLTGRIPPELSNCSSLTTLQLDKNGLSGAIPPQLGDLKALHVLFLWGNDLSGSIPPELGDCSDLYALDLSRNRLTGGIPDEVFGLQKLSKLLLLGNALSGPIPPSVADCVSLVRLRLGENQLVGEIPREIGKLQNLVFLDLYSNRFTGRLPAELANITVLELLDVHNNSFTGPVPPQFGALVNLEQLDLSMNKLGGEMPASFGNFSYLNKLILSKNMLSGPLPRSIQNLQKLTMLDLSSNNFSGQIPPEIGALSSLSISLDLSGNRFVGELPEEMSGLTQLQSLDLSSNGLYGSISVLGALTSLTALNISYNNFSGAIPVTPFFKTLSSNSYINNPSLCESYDGHICASDTVRRTTMKTVRTVILVCAILGSIALLLVVVWILITRSRMLVGEKATSLSAVGGNDFSYPWTFTPFQKLNFCVDNILECLRDENVIGKGCSGVVYRAEMPNGDVIAVKKLWKTTKEEPIDAFAAEIQILGHIRHRNIVKLLGYCSNKTVKLLLYNYVPNGNLQELLKENRGLDWDTRYKIAVGAAQGLSYLHHDCVPAILHRDVKCNNILLDSKYESYLADFGLAKLMNSPSYHHAMSRIAGSYGYIAPEYAYTSNITEKSDVYSYGVVLLEILSGRSAIEPMDSDSLHIVEWAKKKMGSYEPAVNILDPKLRGMPDQLVQEMLQTLGIAVFCVNPAPGERPTMKEVVAFLKEVKSPPEEWAKTSQQPLIKPGSQEG